The following coding sequences lie in one Chanos chanos chromosome 4, fChaCha1.1, whole genome shotgun sequence genomic window:
- the zfp36l1b gene encoding mRNA decay activator protein ZFP36L1b — MTATVAFYDRNDVANKNNTILDYDTTVSRPHTASAPSNPPNLPSIAPTGSLLDRKTVGAPTPGGIYQRRHTVSFSSSRFHQSQFANSLKMEPSAITDGRANNYNNNKENRFRDRSYSETGDRLKPSSAFYVGASGNSQVNSSRYKTELCRPFEENGSCKYGDKCQFAHGMGELRSLSRHPKYKTELCRTYHTSGICPYGARCHFIHNEEERRGPPLSTSNKQDRPRLQHSYSFAGFSSSGGSEDSPMSVTPPPLFHTENLQNWLANPFTYSSQELASLFGPSLGANHASDAPAPHSPTIPCLFRSMSVSPPTPLDSLSDQEGYQSSLGSQSGSESPILDATRRLPIFSRLSVSED, encoded by the exons ATGACGGCAACCGTTGCATTCTACGACCGTAACGACGTGGCGAACAAG AACAATACCATTTTGGACTATGACACCACCGTTAGCAGGCCACACACAGCATCTGCCCCCAGCAACCCCCCCAACCTCCCCTCTATTGCCCCCACTGGGTCCCTGCTGGACAGGAAGACGGTGGGCGCACCTACACCCGGGGGAATTTACCAGCgcagacacacagtcagcttCTCTAGCTCCAGATTCCACCAGAGCCAATTTGCCAACTCTCTCAAGATGGAACCCTCAGCCATAACGGATGGTAGAGCCAACaactataacaacaacaaggaaAACCGTTTCCGCGACCGCTCATACTCTGAAACGGGAGACCGCTTGAAACCAAGCAGCGCATTCTACGTGGGAGCCAGTGGGAACAGCCAGGTGAACTCCAGCCGCTACAAGACAGAGCTGTGTCGGCCTTTCGAAGAGAACGGCTCGTGTAAATATGGCGACAAGTGTCAGTTCGCTCACGGCATGGGAGAGTTACGCAGCCTGAGCCGACATCCCAAGTACAAGACCGAGTTGTGCCGAACCTACCATACCAGCGGGATCTGCCCGTACGGGGCACGATGCCACTTCATCCATAACGAAGAAGAGCGCCGAGGCCcacccctctccacctccaaTAAGCAGGACCGCCCTCGCCTtcaacacagttacagtttcGCCGGGTTCTCCAGCTCCGGCGGATCCGAGGACAGCCCGATGTCGGTCACGCCACCCCCGCTGTTCCACACGGAAAACCTCCAGAACTGGCTGGCCAACCCCTTCACGTACTCAAGCCAAGAACTTGCCAGCTTGTTTGGCCCCAGCTTGGGGGCCAACCACGCCTCAGATGCCCCTGCTCCGCACTCCCCAACCATCCCTTGCTTGTTCCGGTCCATGTCTGTCTCACCTCCCACTCCTTTGGACTCTCTTTCCGACCAGGAAGGCTACCAGAGCAGCCTGGGAAGCCAGAGTGGTTCCGAGTCCCCGATACTAGATGCCACTCGACGCTTACCCATCTTCAGCAGGCTGTCAGTCTCTGAAGACTAG